One stretch of Hevea brasiliensis isolate MT/VB/25A 57/8 chromosome 12, ASM3005281v1, whole genome shotgun sequence DNA includes these proteins:
- the LOC110642536 gene encoding uncharacterized protein LOC110642536 isoform X1: protein MKFAVKAWSNGGKARTGVLHLGSCPSPLETPVLLLSTRKGLPHFISPDLLPSLPYPGSAFLQVSPLHFLEGPSMKTMSNIGGLHKMVGLHDYAFAAVARDSIQCLPESDSTNKIGASFETPCGRRLIKPAEYLQIISSMRPNIWATLADEVPAWVSNKRNKISVDRTVKWLDECIALSPQGGLVFGAIVGGSNVDERKRCAQEIAKRNVSGFWIGGFGLGESMLERPALLDAVMDSLPEEKPRLVCGLGLPEEVLQGVAAGIDLFDSSYIYNLTLGGFALTFPLDRIETNASGFKSTDMGIDQTKINLKATVYRKDTSPIVASCTCYTCQNHTKAYINHLLNVHEMLAQILLEIHNTHHYLGFFQSIREAIKDGRFEQFRQMFIQTRRDNLAAVAVCA from the exons ATGAAGTTTGCGGTGAAGGCATGGAGCAACGGCGGCAAGGCTAGGACAGGAGTGCTTCATCTGGGCAGCTGCCCTTCGCCTTTAGAAACTCCTGTTCTCCTCCTTTCTACGCGTAAAGGGTTGCCCCATTTTATCTCCCCTGACCTCCTTCCTTCTCTTCCTTATCCTGGCTCTGCTTTCCTCCAAGTTAGTCCCCTTCACTT CTTGGAGGGCCCTTCAATGAAAACAATGTCAAACATTGGAGGACTCCATAAAATGGTTGGATTACATGATTATGCATTTGCTGCTGTGGCAAGGGATTCCATTCAATGTCTTCCAGAAAGTGACAGCACAAATAAAATTGGAGCATCTTTTGAGACTCCTTGTGGTCGTCGTTTG ATTAAACCTGCGGAGTACCTGCAAATAATTTCTTCCATGAGGCCAAACATATGGGCCACCTTGGCTGATGAAGTACCTGCATGGGTGTCCAATAAGAGGAACAAGATTTCAGTGGATCGAACTGTAAAATGGCTTGACGAATGCATTGCGCTTAGCCCG CAAGGAGGGCTTGTTTTTGGAGCTATTGTTGGAGGTTCTAATGTAGATGAACGGAAAAGATGTGCTCAAGAAATAGCCAAGAGAAATGTTTCAG GTTTTTGGATTGGAGGATTTGGGCTTGGAGAGAGCATGCTTGAGCGCCCTGCTTTACTTGATGCTGTAATG GATAGTTTACCAGAGGAAAAGCCACGCCTTGTCTGTGGGCTTGGACTACCAG AGGAGGTGTTGCAGGGAGTTGCTGCTGGCATTGATCTTTTTGACTCATC GTATATTTATAATCTTACACTTGGAGGCTTTGCACTTACCTTTCCTCTGGATAGGATTGAAACAAATGCATCTGGTTTTAAGTCCACTGATATGGGAATTGACCAAACAAAGATTAATCTGAAAGCAACAGTTTACAG GAAAGACACATCACCAATTGTTGCAAGCTGTACCTGCTATACTTGCCAGAATCATACTAAAGCTTACATCAATCACCTACTCAATGTCCACGAGATGTTGGCTCAGATTCTATTAGAAAT ACATAATACTCACCATTACCTCGGGTTCTTCCAGTCAATAAGAGAAGCAATCAAGGATGGCAGATTTGAGCAATTCCGACAGATGTTTATTCAGACAAGGCGTGATAATCTTGCTGCAGTTGCTGTATGTGCATGA
- the LOC110642536 gene encoding uncharacterized protein LOC110642536 isoform X2, protein MKTMSNIGGLHKMVGLHDYAFAAVARDSIQCLPESDSTNKIGASFETPCGRRLIKPAEYLQIISSMRPNIWATLADEVPAWVSNKRNKISVDRTVKWLDECIALSPQGGLVFGAIVGGSNVDERKRCAQEIAKRNVSGFWIGGFGLGESMLERPALLDAVMDSLPEEKPRLVCGLGLPEEVLQGVAAGIDLFDSSYIYNLTLGGFALTFPLDRIETNASGFKSTDMGIDQTKINLKATVYRKDTSPIVASCTCYTCQNHTKAYINHLLNVHEMLAQILLEIHNTHHYLGFFQSIREAIKDGRFEQFRQMFIQTRRDNLAAVAVCA, encoded by the exons ATGAAAACAATGTCAAACATTGGAGGACTCCATAAAATGGTTGGATTACATGATTATGCATTTGCTGCTGTGGCAAGGGATTCCATTCAATGTCTTCCAGAAAGTGACAGCACAAATAAAATTGGAGCATCTTTTGAGACTCCTTGTGGTCGTCGTTTG ATTAAACCTGCGGAGTACCTGCAAATAATTTCTTCCATGAGGCCAAACATATGGGCCACCTTGGCTGATGAAGTACCTGCATGGGTGTCCAATAAGAGGAACAAGATTTCAGTGGATCGAACTGTAAAATGGCTTGACGAATGCATTGCGCTTAGCCCG CAAGGAGGGCTTGTTTTTGGAGCTATTGTTGGAGGTTCTAATGTAGATGAACGGAAAAGATGTGCTCAAGAAATAGCCAAGAGAAATGTTTCAG GTTTTTGGATTGGAGGATTTGGGCTTGGAGAGAGCATGCTTGAGCGCCCTGCTTTACTTGATGCTGTAATG GATAGTTTACCAGAGGAAAAGCCACGCCTTGTCTGTGGGCTTGGACTACCAG AGGAGGTGTTGCAGGGAGTTGCTGCTGGCATTGATCTTTTTGACTCATC GTATATTTATAATCTTACACTTGGAGGCTTTGCACTTACCTTTCCTCTGGATAGGATTGAAACAAATGCATCTGGTTTTAAGTCCACTGATATGGGAATTGACCAAACAAAGATTAATCTGAAAGCAACAGTTTACAG GAAAGACACATCACCAATTGTTGCAAGCTGTACCTGCTATACTTGCCAGAATCATACTAAAGCTTACATCAATCACCTACTCAATGTCCACGAGATGTTGGCTCAGATTCTATTAGAAAT ACATAATACTCACCATTACCTCGGGTTCTTCCAGTCAATAAGAGAAGCAATCAAGGATGGCAGATTTGAGCAATTCCGACAGATGTTTATTCAGACAAGGCGTGATAATCTTGCTGCAGTTGCTGTATGTGCATGA